The following are from one region of the Salvia hispanica cultivar TCC Black 2014 chromosome 1, UniMelb_Shisp_WGS_1.0, whole genome shotgun sequence genome:
- the LOC125201566 gene encoding protein PYRICULARIA ORYZAE RESISTANCE 21-like isoform X3, with the protein MVLKANLQCPCCYKKVRRIICKFPQIRDQVYKEKENKVVITVVCCNPEKIRDKLCCKGAKVIKSIEIVDPPKPEKPKPVEPGKPKPTEPEKPKPEKPKPTEPEKPEPEKPKPEKPKPTEPEKPKPEKPKPTEPEKPKPTEPDKPKPPPKPEPPKPPTPEPCGCPPCPPILGPGPCWCPPVSPVRTCCGPCSQGYGGGPCYFGHGPPPMPQPCFDGCYVYGCHDRPCHVTRCDYYYFSEENPQSCLIM; encoded by the coding sequence AAATTAGAGACCAGGTTTACAAGGAGAAGGAAAACAAGGTGGTAATCACTGTTGTATGTTGCAATCCTGAGAAAATTCGAGACAAATTATGTTGCAAAGGTGCAAAAGTTATCAAAAGCATCGAGATCGTTGACCCTCCCAAGCCCGAGAAGCCCAAGCCCGTAGAGCCGGGGAAGCCCAAGCCCACAGAGCCTGAAAAGCCTAAGCCTGAGAAACCCAAGCCCACAGAGCCTGAAAAGCCTGAGCCTGAAAAGCCTAAGCCTGAGAAACCCAAGCCCACAGAGCCTGAAAAGCCCAAGCCTGAAAAGCCCAAGCCCACAGAGCCTGAAAAGCCCAAGCCCACAGAACCAGACAAGCCCAAGCCTCCTCCGAAACCGGAGCCACCTAAACCACCAACCCCGGAGCCTTGCGGGTGCCCACCGTGTCCACCAATATTGGGGCCGGGGCCTTGTTGGTGCCCCCCGGTTTCCCCGGTGAGGACTTGTTGTGGGCCGTGCTCGCAAGGATATGGTGGGGGCCCGTGCTACTTCGGACACGGGCCACCGCCCATGCCGCAACCGTGCTTTGATGGTTGCTATGTGTACGGGTGCCATGATAGGCCATGTCACGTGACGAGATGTGATTACTACTACTTTAGTGAGGAGAATCCTCAATCATGCTTGATCATGTGA
- the LOC125201566 gene encoding protein PYRICULARIA ORYZAE RESISTANCE 21-like isoform X1 — translation MGEKVTIMVLKVDLQCPCCYKKVKKIICKFPQIRDQVYKEKENKVVITVVCCNPEKIRDKLCCKGAKVIKSIEIVDPPKPEKPKPVEPGKPKPTEPEKPKPEKPKPTEPEKPEPEKPKPEKPKPTEPEKPKPEKPKPTEPEKPKPTEPDKPKPPPKPEPPKPPTPEPCGCPPCPPILGPGPCWCPPVSPVRTCCGPCSQGYGGGPCYFGHGPPPMPQPCFDGCYVYGCHDRPCHVTRCDYYYFSEENPQSCLIM, via the exons ATGGGTGAGAAG GTGACGATCATGGTGCTCAAGGTTGATCTCCAATGTCCTTGCTGCTACAAGAAAGTCAAGAAAATTATCTGCAAATTTCCCC AAATTAGAGACCAGGTTTACAAGGAGAAGGAAAACAAGGTGGTAATCACTGTTGTATGTTGCAATCCTGAGAAAATTCGAGACAAATTATGTTGCAAAGGTGCAAAAGTTATCAAAAGCATCGAGATCGTTGACCCTCCCAAGCCCGAGAAGCCCAAGCCCGTAGAGCCGGGGAAGCCCAAGCCCACAGAGCCTGAAAAGCCTAAGCCTGAGAAACCCAAGCCCACAGAGCCTGAAAAGCCTGAGCCTGAAAAGCCTAAGCCTGAGAAACCCAAGCCCACAGAGCCTGAAAAGCCCAAGCCTGAAAAGCCCAAGCCCACAGAGCCTGAAAAGCCCAAGCCCACAGAACCAGACAAGCCCAAGCCTCCTCCGAAACCGGAGCCACCTAAACCACCAACCCCGGAGCCTTGCGGGTGCCCACCGTGTCCACCAATATTGGGGCCGGGGCCTTGTTGGTGCCCCCCGGTTTCCCCGGTGAGGACTTGTTGTGGGCCGTGCTCGCAAGGATATGGTGGGGGCCCGTGCTACTTCGGACACGGGCCACCGCCCATGCCGCAACCGTGCTTTGATGGTTGCTATGTGTACGGGTGCCATGATAGGCCATGTCACGTGACGAGATGTGATTACTACTACTTTAGTGAGGAGAATCCTCAATCATGCTTGATCATGTGA
- the LOC125201566 gene encoding protein PYRICULARIA ORYZAE RESISTANCE 21-like isoform X4 produces MGEKVTIMVLKVDLQCPCCYKKVKKIICKFPQIRDQVYKEKENKVVITVVCCNPEKIRDKLCCKGAKVIKSIEILDPPKPEPEKPKSNNPEKPKPEPEKPKPNNPENSKPDKKVTFKDPPENSEKPKPAPKQEQPKPPASPVPIPIPVPAPTPAPAPPPPILGPGPCEYPPISPGRNCCGPCSQGYGGGPCYFGHGPPPPPMPQPCFDGYYAYGCHDRPCHVTRCDYYFSEENPQACSIM; encoded by the exons ATGGGTGAGAAG GTGACGATCATGGTGCTCAAGGTTGATCTCCAATGTCCTTGCTGCTACAAGAAAGTCAAGAAAATTATCTGCAAATTTCCCC AAATTAGAGACCAGGTTTACAAGGAGAAGGAAAACAAGGTGGTAATCACTGTAGTATGTTGCAATCCTGAGAAAATTCGAGACAAATTATGCTGTAAAGGTGCAAAAGTCATCAAAAGCATCGAAATCCTTGACCCTCCCAAGCCCGAGCCCGAGAAGCCCAAGTCCAACAATCCTGAGAAGCCCAAGCCCGAGCCCGAGAAACCCAAGCCCAACAATCCCGAAAATTCCAAGCCTGATAAGAAAGTCACGTTCAAGGACCCACCAGAGAACTCGGAAAAGCCCAAGCCTGCTCCAAAACAGGAGCAACCTAAACCCCCGGCCTCGCCTGTCCCCATCCCCATCCCGGTACCGGCACCGACACCAGCCCCAGCACCACCTCCGCCGATATTAGGGCCGGGGCCTTGCGAGTACCCACCGATTTCCCCGGGGAGGAATTGCTGCGGGCCGTGCTCGCAAGGATATGGTGGGGGGCCATGTTACTTCGGGCACGGGCCACCACCGCCACCGATGCCGCAACCATGCTTTGATGGTTACTATGCGTACGGGTGCCATGATAGGCCATGTCACGTGACGAGATGTGATTACTACTTTAGCGAGGAGAATCCCCAGGCATGCTCGATCATGTGA